ATTTCCTTGTCAATTTGTAAGGGGAGAATGACCCGTTGTTTGCACTCGTAACTAacctaactttttttttgaaaagctCATTTTCTAAGAGATAACTTAATTAACGAATTTAAATGGCCAAATCATAAAAGAATAATTGAAGTTCAACGGCGGTTTTTTAGAAACAATTCGACAACTTTCAAATTATCACATTCACGTCTAGCCTAGTCTAGTTAGGTATGCATGTACCATAACAAACGATACAGATTTTTTCATTATATCGttttgagggattcttctgaaaaacagaagaccgaaatcggacgcattttctattggaatttgttATAcgtgcccagtaaggtattagaccccagaagccaaaaccactttcaaaaaaattcttcgaagcttgtgtggctagtgtgaggtgatcaaaaactggaaacttgcacttttcttacaaaaatttctccagttacactaGCCGCAGTGGCGCCGAGTATAGGGGGGCGAGGGGGGCGATTGCCCCCCATGACAATGCAAAACTTCTTTAAATTCCTAGggtttttcacaatttttttatcattttgtgcTCTTTGCCCCCCATGAGCCCCCCATGAACGAATTCAAAGTCGGCGCCTCTGActagccgtacagggtcgtgtggggtgtcattagaaaggtaattgcatatacttccggggcaaataggaTCTTATtgagtttaaaattcatcttcactgagatatgtacagttgaagttttcaaccgaaaaaagactgaaaacttacacttttcttacggaaatttctcgaggtacacgaaacgtacatggtcgtgtggggtgtcattgcACATACCTTAAGGAAAAGTAGAGCTTACGAAGTTTGGTTGTATCTGCGATTTaatataagcacttaaacatttcaacttccaGTAAATCgtcgtagatgcttccaaaccctctcgtgtacctcgagaaatttccgtaagaaaagtgtaggtttttagtcttttttcggttgaaaacttcaactgtgcATATCTCAgtgttaatgaattttaaacccaataagaccctatttgccccagaagtacatgcaattacctttctaatgacaccccacacgaccctgtatggctcgtgtaactgaagaaatttttgtaagaaaagtgcatgtttttgGTTTatgatcacctcacactagccacgcaagcttcgaagaatttttttgaaagtggttttggcttctggggtcgaataccttactgggcacatataaaaaattccaatagaaagtgcgtccgatttcggtcttctgtttttcagaagaatttcTCTTTGCTAAAAGGTTAAAACTGAAGACATGAaacattgacaaaaaattgtctttcaaGCAAGAAATCTTATTTGTTTACTTGATTTACGAAGACTATTTTCGATGTATAATACAGATTTTCAATGTATTTGGTTTTATCCATTGTAAAGATGGTATTTCGTTACTGATATGtagatttttaaattgaaaataccaATTTGTTGTGATACATAAGTCAacatgaaaatcaatttacatTTACTTGGAAAATCTCGATGGTAATATGTCATTGAAAGATCTTATCGACATtctattttttgatttttttccataaaatttagACTGTACGTATTCTCTCTGCCTAGGGCCAATTGttcttttaaaattgatttctgcACCGCTTCTTTTTCATTCAGTATCGCGTAATGTAATGTTCTGtaacaaaatcttgtacttctttagtttaacTGTACGATTTGATAAATAAGAAAACACTAGTTACATCTTAAATCATTATTTTGAcgtcattgtcgataacagatgttgAATTGACAGTTTTAAATTATGAAATGTTTATGGGCAATCAATAACCTTTGCACAACTACAATCATAACATACGTCGGGTGCATACTGTCCGTAATAATGGTATTTGCACCATTGAGCAAAATAATGTATCGGAACTGTTAGGAAACAGCTGTTTATCGGAAAGATATCACACAACTTGCACACATTACATGCTCAaatcgtacaacatttttATACTTCCACCATTTCCCCAGGGGGCGAATAACATATCCacccaatttatttttgatgaacGGCTTTTCGACTTACGAAAGCTATGTAATGATTTTCAATATACAAAAAgctaattcaatttaaatggaaCATAAAAAGATGCTGGTATGCGATAACAAGACGCCAGAGTGAAATCGACGACATAAGAACGTTAATATTTTCTCTCTCATTTTCGACAGCCTCATTTTGTCGTTCAAGGTCAAGTTCTTGTGATTTTGTGAACTAGTTGTGGAAGTGAAAGCAAATTGATGGTTGCCTCGTAGCAGTAGTAGTTCCTCCcttacatttaacgtttattgaaaaaaaatgtcgtaaAGTTTTGATTTCTTGCCTTTGTAAAGGTTAAAATCAATCCTTGTTTTGGTCCAGTACACACCCGTCATACCTATCACGCACAATCACAATCTCtgttaaatgtaaataaaacaaaaattgagtaAACAACATACGCTACATAGACGGATGCTATATAACCGCTATATAGATCCACAACCGTCAAGAATGAGTATATTTTCGCTACCACATTTTCGTTCGCTTCAATAACATTCAGTTCATAGTGAACAAGTCACTGGTGCGCACAGACAACCCTCACATCTTTCTGTTTGCACAATTTATCGAATTTGTTTGTGATTATGCAACCAACCCCAACACTAACCGTATTATCAGTTCGCAACGTTGATGGagattaaaattggaaaattctttttgtcgCGACACAATTTTCGTTCGATATAAATAAAAGGGTGTGGGCAATATGAACACTCAAGCATTGTCACCGACGTCGTCATTACGCCTACGGTTCGATCAATTATCACCTGAATGTGATGATGACACCGAGAAGCATTTATTGTGGTGGGGTGGCAGAAGGATGTCTGTGCCACCGTTTGTATCACATAAATTTGTGGCATGGTTTGAGGACGGTTTATGCCATGAAAATCATCGGAAACAGATGATTATGTTCAAAGGGtataaagttttgaaaaaGGTTGAATCAAGTGAAAATAATGTATTTGATGGTCATTTcaaggtttttctttttcactttattttagGTTGACGACGTCAAAATGATTGATCGGTACAATAGCAAAACTCCTTCAATTGGGACGTTATATTTGACGGCAACGCATCTGATATTTGTGGATCCTGACATAAACAAAGAGACATGGGTTTGTATTGAAATGTAAAAAGTGAAAGTTTTCCAATCAACAAAAGCTTTTCTGCTTGTTGTATAGATTATGTTAACTCACATCGGAAGCATTGACAAGCTACCGTTGAGTACGTCAGGATCTCCTTTACTCATACGTTGCAAGAACTTTTTATCCGTTAACTTTGTTATACCGAGGGAACGAGAGTGCCACGATGTTTACACAActcttttgaaattatgtCAGCCAGGTAAACGTTGTCCACCTTTTCACCGGTTCCGTtgatgatttgttttttttatttccatgcAAAGTTCACATAAAAAACTTGTACTGCTTCCAATACACATCCAGCAACGAAGATCTGGCAAAGTCTGCCGGTTgggaatttttcaaattggaaAACGAATTCAAGAGAATGCGTGTACCGAATGATAAGTGGACGCTATGTTCGCTAAATCAAAACTATGAGCTCTGTGATACATACCCACGACAAATTTATGTACCTGCTGAAGCATCAACGGCTATGCTAATGGGTAGCTCCAGATTTCGTTCGAAGGGACGTCTGCCGGCACTAACCTATTTGCACAGTAATAAAGCGTCGATATGCCGATGCAGTCAACCGTTGTCTGGATTCAGTGCAAGGTGCTTGGAAGATGAACAGATGCTTGAGGCTATACGGAATACAAATCCGAATCCAAATTCCGATTACATGTACGTCGTTGACACTCGGCCGAGAATCAATGCAATGGCTAATCGGGCGGCAGGAAAGGGATACGAGAATGAAGCGTTctacgaaaatattaaattccaatttttggGCATCGAAAACATTCACGTTATGCGAACGAGTCTGCAGAAATTGGTGGAAAGTAAGTGATGAGAAcataaattgattgaaatttgttCATTCGAATTTGCCATTATGAAACATGTAGCGTGTGAGCAGAAATCACTTACGATGAGTGGATTTTTAGGTTCATTGGAATCATCCGGATGGCTTAAGCATATACGTGCCATACTGGACACATCCCAGTAAGTTGTCTTAAAAAACGAATCTTTAGCGAACTTTTGAGctaattttgggaaaataaaagttttatagCGAACGCTGTTGACAAGGGAATATCCGTGGTCGTTCACTGTTCAGACGGATGGGACCGAACAGCACAAGTATGCGCTACTGCCGCGTTGATGCTCGATCCATTCTATCGCACGATAAAGGGTTTCCAAGCACTGATCGAAAAAGACTGGCTAGCCTTCGGACATAAGTTCAGCGATCGGTGTGGATTCATACAGGGCGACCCCAAGGAAATGTCGCCGGTGTTCACACAATTCCTGGATTGTACATTTCAAATGATGCAGCAACGCGTTGATGCATTTGAGTTCAACGAAAGCTTTCTGCTGACACTACACGACCATGTGCAGTCGTGCCAATTCGGCACTTTTATCGGCAACTGTGAAAAGGATCGATTGGATTTGAGATTGTCGGAGAGTACGTTTTCGTTGTGGGGATACATGGCTAATCATCTGAACGAATATATCAATCCGTTGTATCGACCGGAAATGGACGAGATTATTCGTCCCAATTTGGCGCCGCAAAGTATTAAGTTAGTATTCTGGTGGTACTACCCCATTGCTTCATAATTGAGACGTGTTTCGTTTGTTGATTAGATTTTGGAGAGGAATGTACGGCCGATTCGAGAGCGGTGTTCATCCAAGGGAACCATTAGGAGACTTACTACTGTCAAGCAGAGATCATTGTACTTCTTTGGAAGATCATGTCCAGCATTTAACAAAGGTGAGTTAGGTTTTGACTTTCAGGCTGTTCTTTGACCTTTTGGAGAATAATTTTCTTGTCTTTGCAGCGTATCACGAgtttcaagaatttaatttcaaaatcagcCAAGAAACTTCAGAACGTGTCGCGCCCGAAGGAACTGGTAGAAATCAACGACAACAAGTGAGTGTGCCAAGCGAACGATTATGAACGATTCACTAATGATGCTCCCCATCCACAGATACaactacgacaaaaaaatgagTGATCTCTATTCGGCTGACGACGACCATCCTCTCAAGTCGACCGACATTTCGTTTTCGAATTTGTCGATAGCCGAAAATACGGCAGACAAAATCAATGCGGAATTGCAATCGGTTGCTGTGGATTGGAAGCCACTACGAAGCACAACTGTATGCGCCTGTTCGACACCATTCGATCAGATTGTGCGAAAGGTATGAATCATTAGGTCTTCGGCTGGTCAAACAGTAAAATTGCTTGaattcggatttttttgttgttgttgttgcagaGTCATTGCTGGAGGTGCGGTGACGTATTTTGTCCGCGGTGTATTGATCGTACGATTGCTTTACCTGGTCATGCAAGCGGTAAGCCAGTTCCGGTTTGTCGAACCTGTTATCGAATTGTTCAGCAAAATAGTCCGTAGATCATCACCGCTACGACGATGAGTGTACAACACAGGACAAAATACGCTACAATTTATTAGATAAAGTAAAACAACCCCCTGGTTTGTCGCAACTCTTTGTTCCCATTAAGATGATACCAAAGACAAACattattgacaatttttaggcaaaacaaaaaccaatttatttcaattcttaaactgcacacacacacatattaTAGACAGACATTGTCGTGTCGAAGAGTATTTTTGTTGTGGATTTTCCATAGATTCAATGCAAATGTGGAAGATCGatgaaatttgtgataaaatttattggaatCTGTTGGTAAATAACTTAATGTAAaggaaaaccaatttttttttaaagctttcgCTGTCATTCTTTAACCGACACAGCTTCTGTTAGTACCTTAATGTCTgtaagagaaagaaaaattgtttaaaaagtTATTTGAACGGAAGATTTGAATTGgtcattccagaaaaattttaaaaataaaaatattattgtccTAAGATAGGCTTGGCTCATTATTTACTTGGTTGTCGTTT
This window of the Bradysia coprophila strain Holo2 unplaced genomic scaffold, BU_Bcop_v1 contig_324, whole genome shotgun sequence genome carries:
- the LOC119079587 gene encoding myotubularin-related protein 6 isoform X1 is translated as MNTQALSPTSSLRLRFDQLSPECDDDTEKHLLWWGGRRMSVPPFVSHKFVAWFEDGLCHENHRKQMIMFKGYKVLKKVDDVKMIDRYNSKTPSIGTLYLTATHLIFVDPDINKETWIMLTHIGSIDKLPLSTSGSPLLIRCKNFLSVNFVIPRERECHDVYTTLLKLCQPVHIKNLYCFQYTSSNEDLAKSAGWEFFKLENEFKRMRVPNDKWTLCSLNQNYELCDTYPRQIYVPAEASTAMLMGSSRFRSKGRLPALTYLHSNKASICRCSQPLSGFSARCLEDEQMLEAIRNTNPNPNSDYMYVVDTRPRINAMANRAAGKGYENEAFYENIKFQFLGIENIHVMRTSLQKLVETCEQKSLTMSGFLGSLESSGWLKHIRAILDTSHFIANAVDKGISVVVHCSDGWDRTAQVCATAALMLDPFYRTIKGFQALIEKDWLAFGHKFSDRCGFIQGDPKEMSPVFTQFLDCTFQMMQQRVDAFEFNESFLLTLHDHVQSCQFGTFIGNCEKDRLDLRLSESTFSLWGYMANHLNEYINPLYRPEMDEIIRPNLAPQSIKFWRGMYGRFESGVHPREPLGDLLLSSRDHCTSLEDHVQHLTKRITSFKNLISKSAKKLQNVSRPKELVEINDNKYNYDKKMSDLYSADDDHPLKSTDISFSNLSIAENTADKINAELQSVAVDWKPLRSTTVCACSTPFDQIVRKSHCWRCGDVFCPRCIDRTIALPGHASGKPVPVCRTCYRIVQQNSP
- the LOC119079587 gene encoding myotubularin-related protein 8 isoform X3; its protein translation is MDEIKQPKVDDVKMIDRYNSKTPSIGTLYLTATHLIFVDPDINKETWIMLTHIGSIDKLPLSTSGSPLLIRCKNFLSVNFVIPRERECHDVYTTLLKLCQPVHIKNLYCFQYTSSNEDLAKSAGWEFFKLENEFKRMRVPNDKWTLCSLNQNYELCDTYPRQIYVPAEASTAMLMGSSRFRSKGRLPALTYLHSNKASICRCSQPLSGFSARCLEDEQMLEAIRNTNPNPNSDYMYVVDTRPRINAMANRAAGKGYENEAFYENIKFQFLGIENIHVMRTSLQKLVETCEQKSLTMSGFLGSLESSGWLKHIRAILDTSHFIANAVDKGISVVVHCSDGWDRTAQVCATAALMLDPFYRTIKGFQALIEKDWLAFGHKFSDRCGFIQGDPKEMSPVFTQFLDCTFQMMQQRVDAFEFNESFLLTLHDHVQSCQFGTFIGNCEKDRLDLRLSESTFSLWGYMANHLNEYINPLYRPEMDEIIRPNLAPQSIKFWRGMYGRFESGVHPREPLGDLLLSSRDHCTSLEDHVQHLTKRITSFKNLISKSAKKLQNVSRPKELVEINDNKYNYDKKMSDLYSADDDHPLKSTDISFSNLSIAENTADKINAELQSVAVDWKPLRSTTVCACSTPFDQIVRKSHCWRCGDVFCPRCIDRTIALPGHASGKPVPVCRTCYRIVQQNSP
- the LOC119079587 gene encoding myotubularin-related protein 6 isoform X2 encodes the protein MNTQALSPTSSLRLRFDQLSPECDDDTEKHLLWWGGRRMSVPPFVSHKFVAWFEDGLCHENHRKQMIMFKGYKVLKKVDDVKMIDRYNSKTPSIGTLYLTATHLIFVDPDINKETWIMLTHIGSIDKLPLSTSGSPLLIRCKNFLSVNFVIPRERECHDVYTTLLKLCQPVHIKNLYCFQYTSSNEDLAKSAGWEFFKLENEFKRMRVPNDKWTLCSLNQNYELCDTYPRQIYVPAEASTAMLMGSSRFRSKGRLPALTYLHSNKASICRCSQPLSGFSARCLEDEQMLEAIRNTNPNPNSDYMYVVDTRPRINAMANRAAGKGYENEAFYENIKFQFLGIENIHVMRTSLQKLVESSLESSGWLKHIRAILDTSHFIANAVDKGISVVVHCSDGWDRTAQVCATAALMLDPFYRTIKGFQALIEKDWLAFGHKFSDRCGFIQGDPKEMSPVFTQFLDCTFQMMQQRVDAFEFNESFLLTLHDHVQSCQFGTFIGNCEKDRLDLRLSESTFSLWGYMANHLNEYINPLYRPEMDEIIRPNLAPQSIKFWRGMYGRFESGVHPREPLGDLLLSSRDHCTSLEDHVQHLTKRITSFKNLISKSAKKLQNVSRPKELVEINDNKYNYDKKMSDLYSADDDHPLKSTDISFSNLSIAENTADKINAELQSVAVDWKPLRSTTVCACSTPFDQIVRKSHCWRCGDVFCPRCIDRTIALPGHASGKPVPVCRTCYRIVQQNSP